A single window of Paenibacillus sp. SYP-B4298 DNA harbors:
- a CDS encoding MetQ/NlpA family ABC transporter substrate-binding protein produces the protein MKKSLFIVFALVLVLAGCGQKGTGSTNTPAANDTTGGAGNTQIEKKEEPAAEPITLKVGASPVPHAEILESVIPVLKEQGINLEISEFTDYVLPNVQLYEKQLDVNFFQHVPYLDQFNKDKNYDLVQVAGVHVEPFGVYSSKLKSIDELQDGAKIAIPNDPSNGGRALLLLAQHGLITLDESKGVEVTVADIKDNPRSFEIVELEAATLPRVLDEVAIATINTNYALEAGLNPTEDALFIEDKDSPYVNIVAARPDNKDSEAIQKLVAALQTPEVEKFINEKYKGAVVPAFK, from the coding sequence ATGAAGAAATCATTGTTTATTGTATTCGCACTCGTGCTGGTGCTGGCGGGATGCGGACAGAAGGGGACAGGGAGCACGAACACTCCGGCTGCCAATGATACAACAGGCGGTGCAGGCAATACCCAGATAGAGAAAAAGGAAGAGCCTGCTGCGGAGCCGATTACGCTGAAGGTGGGCGCATCGCCCGTCCCTCATGCCGAGATTCTGGAATCGGTGATTCCTGTATTGAAGGAGCAAGGCATCAATCTGGAGATTTCGGAGTTCACAGATTATGTACTGCCGAATGTGCAGTTGTATGAGAAACAACTGGATGTGAACTTCTTCCAGCATGTGCCTTATCTCGATCAGTTCAACAAGGATAAAAATTATGATCTCGTGCAGGTTGCCGGCGTCCATGTGGAGCCGTTTGGCGTCTATTCCAGCAAGCTGAAGTCGATCGACGAGCTGCAGGACGGCGCGAAGATTGCAATTCCGAATGATCCTTCCAATGGCGGTCGGGCTTTGCTGCTGCTTGCCCAGCATGGCTTGATCACACTGGATGAATCCAAGGGTGTTGAAGTGACCGTAGCGGATATTAAGGACAACCCGCGCAGCTTCGAGATTGTCGAGCTGGAGGCAGCCACATTGCCGCGGGTGCTTGATGAAGTAGCCATCGCAACCATTAACACGAACTATGCGCTTGAGGCCGGACTGAATCCGACAGAGGATGCGCTGTTTATTGAAGATAAGGATTCCCCGTATGTGAACATTGTTGCTGCCCGCCCGGATAACAAGGACTCGGAGGCGATCCAGAAGCTGGTGGCAGCGTTGCAGACACCTGAGGTGGAGAAGTTCATCAATGAGAAGTATAAGGGTGCTGTTGTGCCGGCGTTCAAATAA
- a CDS encoding phosphotransferase family protein — protein MMKKIAQGRTAQIYEHGTDAILKLYVAGFPSQAIQEEWEVSCIAHERGLPVPKALEQLSLNGRSGIVFERADGITLLEQIIRDPAQADDCARKLAALHWEMHQWRAEDMLRPQRDLWRGHIMQAAELEEEEKRKIIRYMDRLPGGDRICHGDFHPANVLIGQKDWILDWMTGTSGHPAGDVARTAILLQHAILPEHSPVEVRQVFSTAREQIAAVYLEHYCELSGLDELDIQRWYLPVIAARLVEWVPDEERIKLLRLIREHLDIWQEEE, from the coding sequence ATGATGAAAAAAATCGCGCAAGGCAGAACAGCCCAAATCTACGAGCACGGCACAGATGCAATTCTCAAGCTATATGTAGCTGGCTTCCCTAGCCAGGCCATACAGGAGGAGTGGGAGGTAAGTTGTATCGCCCATGAGCGAGGCCTCCCGGTTCCGAAGGCGCTGGAGCAGCTCAGCCTGAATGGGCGCAGCGGCATCGTATTCGAGCGTGCGGACGGCATCACACTGCTGGAGCAGATCATTCGCGATCCGGCGCAGGCTGATGATTGTGCTCGCAAGCTCGCCGCTCTTCATTGGGAGATGCATCAATGGAGGGCAGAGGATATGCTCCGCCCGCAGCGGGACCTGTGGCGCGGCCATATTATGCAAGCGGCTGAACTAGAGGAGGAGGAGAAGAGAAAGATCATTCGGTATATGGATCGATTGCCAGGTGGCGACCGAATCTGTCATGGGGATTTCCACCCGGCTAATGTACTGATCGGCCAGAAAGATTGGATATTGGACTGGATGACGGGAACAAGCGGGCATCCTGCAGGAGATGTGGCGCGGACAGCGATTCTACTGCAGCATGCGATATTGCCCGAGCATTCCCCTGTGGAAGTACGGCAGGTGTTCTCCACTGCGCGCGAACAGATCGCGGCTGTGTATCTGGAGCATTACTGCGAGCTGTCTGGACTTGACGAGCTGGATATTCAACGCTGGTACCTGCCTGTCATCGCGGCTAGGCTAGTGGAATGGGTTCCTGATGAGGAACGGATAAAGCTGCTGCGACTGATCCGGGAGCATCTGGATATATGGCAGGAGGAAGAGTAG
- a CDS encoding DUF975 family protein, protein MWDRKVLKERAKDVLRASYWKAFVVGLLLVLAGGGGGVSSYSSWNSGTESSEYGGYINGMLIVVALVVTAIFVGLALIFRIFVGGPLEAGALRYYKRAAEQDVEIGYVASAFQKGRYGDIVKTMIWRDVLNFLWFLLLVVPGIVKYYAYSQTAFILADNPNIGYNRAVELSTEMTQGHKLRLFVLDLSFLGWWLLGGLLFGIGTLFVVPYVYSTKAELYLVLRREALDNRLTSEQELRLTSIYK, encoded by the coding sequence ATGTGGGATCGTAAAGTGTTAAAGGAACGGGCGAAGGATGTGCTGCGCGCCTCCTACTGGAAGGCGTTCGTGGTTGGATTGCTCCTGGTGCTTGCTGGCGGTGGAGGCGGCGTGTCAAGCTATAGCTCATGGAATAGCGGAACAGAAAGTAGTGAGTATGGCGGATATATCAATGGCATGTTAATTGTCGTGGCGCTGGTTGTAACTGCTATATTTGTAGGGCTCGCGCTGATCTTCCGCATCTTCGTGGGCGGGCCGCTTGAGGCAGGAGCGCTCCGGTATTACAAGCGGGCGGCAGAACAGGATGTGGAGATCGGTTATGTGGCCTCTGCATTTCAAAAGGGTCGGTACGGGGATATTGTCAAAACGATGATTTGGAGAGATGTGCTGAACTTTCTCTGGTTCTTGCTGCTGGTTGTTCCGGGCATCGTGAAGTATTACGCGTATAGCCAGACTGCGTTTATCCTGGCGGATAATCCGAATATCGGATATAACCGTGCGGTGGAGCTAAGCACGGAGATGACGCAAGGACATAAGCTTCGTCTATTTGTACTCGACCTGAGCTTTCTCGGCTGGTGGCTGCTCGGGGGGCTGCTGTTTGGCATTGGAACCCTATTCGTCGTGCCTTATGTATATTCGACGAAGGCGGAGCTGTATCTGGTTCTGCGCCGTGAAGCGCTGGACAATCGGTTGACGAGCGAGCAGGAGCTGCGCTTGACGTCCATCTACAAATAA
- a CDS encoding methyltransferase domain-containing protein, giving the protein MAIMQVRSTNPQFSFLIKKNPASGMQLRSIRKGMAYGWYSDEQSYNVYFKDAENEVSYKQHPDESFEYLNVSRYHTPLFPLGAIGEFFSAPLKIQHERDTEGFEQVLFINMIHVELPRYVDSFRKHMQDYAFELIHLEHKSYSLTIRTQRSLYQLLHTTSVLCLFLSMLGNESLDISDSILDKYIKSMGNIDAPFYIRSLFVRNFLSSRSRFNRYRAELERTERYPIRFAFGGTALQRRNYIADVLDFDKSIVDVGCGEGFYALPFASKLEGSYYAIDVNKEALEVVERKAAARELDNIVPLGSFAQFLEHYNGERVDVLLTEVIEHMSREEAGQLIRDICQHANFERLIITTPNADFNRYYELSGFRHEDHKWELGELEFRQWMAELLHGLQYEFVAVGDSVNQVQTTQGVIVRKEGA; this is encoded by the coding sequence ATGGCTATCATGCAAGTTCGCTCGACAAACCCGCAATTTTCATTTTTGATCAAGAAGAATCCGGCCTCCGGTATGCAACTGCGCTCTATCCGCAAAGGGATGGCGTATGGCTGGTATAGCGATGAACAGAGCTACAATGTTTATTTCAAGGATGCGGAGAATGAGGTTTCGTATAAACAGCATCCCGACGAGAGCTTCGAATACTTGAATGTCTCGCGTTATCATACACCGCTGTTCCCGCTTGGAGCCATCGGGGAATTCTTCTCTGCGCCGCTCAAGATACAGCACGAACGGGATACGGAGGGCTTCGAGCAGGTACTGTTCATCAACATGATTCATGTGGAGCTGCCGCGCTACGTCGATTCGTTCCGCAAGCATATGCAAGACTATGCCTTCGAGCTGATTCACCTGGAGCATAAGAGCTATTCCTTGACCATTCGGACACAGCGCAGCCTATACCAACTGCTGCATACAACCAGTGTGCTCTGTCTGTTTCTGTCGATGCTGGGCAACGAGAGTCTCGATATTTCAGACAGCATACTGGACAAATATATTAAAAGCATGGGCAACATCGATGCTCCGTTCTATATCCGCAGCTTGTTCGTGCGGAACTTTCTGTCCTCGCGCAGCCGCTTCAATAGGTACAGGGCGGAGTTGGAGAGGACGGAGCGCTATCCGATCCGCTTCGCCTTCGGTGGAACAGCGCTGCAGCGGCGCAATTATATTGCCGATGTACTGGATTTTGACAAGTCGATCGTGGATGTCGGCTGTGGAGAGGGCTTCTACGCGCTCCCATTTGCAAGCAAGCTGGAAGGCAGCTACTATGCGATTGACGTTAACAAGGAGGCGCTGGAGGTTGTGGAGCGCAAGGCGGCGGCTCGGGAGCTGGATAATATTGTGCCGCTTGGCTCCTTCGCTCAATTTCTGGAGCATTATAACGGGGAGCGGGTGGATGTGCTGCTGACTGAGGTTATTGAGCATATGAGCCGCGAGGAAGCAGGGCAACTGATCCGGGACATTTGCCAGCATGCGAACTTTGAGCGCTTGATCATTACAACCCCCAATGCGGACTTTAACCGCTACTACGAATTGAGTGGCTTTCGGCATGAGGATCACAAGTGGGAGCTGGGCGAGCTGGAATTCCGGCAATGGATGGCAGAGCTGCTGCATGGCTTGCAGTATGAATTCGTGGCGGTGGGCGACAGCGTAAATCAGGTGCAGACGACTCAGGGCGTCATTGTGCGGAAGGAGGGGGCTTGA
- a CDS encoding methionine ABC transporter ATP-binding protein, whose product MIKLVDVHKDYVSGSAVVHALSEVHLTIKRGEIFGVIGHSGAGKSTLLRCVNLLERPSSGRVIVGDVDLMMLGEKELQQRRQKIGMIFQHFNLLTTATVRDNIALPLKTSTLTKVQIRERVTELLELVGLSAHEHKYPSQLSGGQKQRVGIARALANHPDVLLCDEATSALDPQTTEAILTLLKDINAKLGITILLITHEMHVIRAICDRVAVMDSGRIIEQGDVLNVFLNPQHDTTKDFVSQVADVLDTDRLALHPQGRIIRLTYRGNMAYEPVLFDTVRSTTASFVILQGTVSRMKDTPYGQLIVELRGERAETDRIIAELRQHGLDVSIVQ is encoded by the coding sequence CTGATTAAATTGGTAGACGTGCATAAAGACTACGTATCTGGCAGTGCCGTGGTTCATGCGCTGAGCGAGGTGCATCTGACGATAAAACGAGGCGAGATATTTGGCGTTATCGGACATTCGGGAGCAGGCAAGAGCACGCTGTTGCGCTGTGTGAATCTACTGGAGCGGCCTAGCTCCGGGAGAGTTATTGTTGGCGATGTGGATCTGATGATGCTGGGCGAGAAGGAGCTGCAGCAGCGCAGGCAGAAGATCGGCATGATCTTTCAACATTTCAACCTGTTGACCACGGCTACGGTGCGCGACAACATCGCCTTGCCGCTCAAGACATCCACGCTAACCAAAGTCCAGATCAGAGAGCGGGTAACGGAGCTGCTCGAGCTGGTCGGGCTGAGTGCACATGAACATAAGTATCCGTCACAGTTGTCCGGTGGGCAGAAGCAGCGTGTAGGCATCGCCAGAGCGCTCGCCAATCACCCGGATGTGCTGCTATGCGACGAGGCGACCTCGGCGCTCGATCCGCAGACGACGGAGGCGATCCTGACGCTGCTGAAGGATATTAACGCTAAGCTCGGCATTACGATACTGCTTATTACCCATGAGATGCATGTCATCCGTGCGATCTGTGACAGGGTTGCGGTGATGGACTCCGGCCGCATCATCGAGCAGGGGGATGTGCTGAATGTATTCCTGAATCCGCAGCATGACACGACGAAGGACTTTGTGAGTCAGGTTGCTGATGTGCTGGATACAGATCGGCTGGCGCTTCATCCGCAGGGGCGCATCATTCGGCTCACCTATCGGGGGAACATGGCCTATGAGCCTGTCTTGTTCGATACTGTCCGGTCAACGACAGCCTCCTTTGTCATTCTGCAAGGAACCGTCTCGCGCATGAAGGACACGCCTTACGGCCAACTGATCGTGGAGCTGCGGGGAGAACGGGCAGAGACGGATCGGATTATCGCCGAGCTTAGACAGCATGGATTGGATGTGAGCATTGTACAATGA
- a CDS encoding (deoxy)nucleoside triphosphate pyrophosphohydrolase, which translates to MIEVAAAIVVGEQGRVLLARRKQGKQQGGLWEFPGGKLEPGESAADCLRRELLEEMGIKIEPHTYFAVHEHDYGTVQIRLYAYKADYIDGIIELIDHDAHAWVAPSELMNYALAPADVPFAELLVCGG; encoded by the coding sequence ATGATTGAGGTGGCGGCGGCTATTGTGGTGGGTGAGCAAGGACGGGTGCTGCTTGCTCGCAGGAAGCAGGGCAAGCAGCAGGGTGGATTATGGGAATTCCCTGGCGGGAAGCTGGAGCCAGGGGAGAGCGCGGCAGACTGCTTGCGCCGCGAGCTGCTGGAGGAGATGGGAATCAAGATCGAACCGCACACGTATTTCGCCGTTCATGAGCATGATTATGGAACCGTGCAGATTCGCCTGTATGCCTACAAGGCCGATTATATAGACGGTATCATTGAATTAATCGACCACGATGCCCATGCCTGGGTTGCTCCATCAGAGCTTATGAATTATGCGCTCGCTCCGGCTGATGTGCCATTTGCCGAGCTTCTGGTTTGCGGGGGATGA
- a CDS encoding methionine ABC transporter permease, which yields MSNFFQDIRWDQIIKATKETLMMMGMSLLLTIVIGLILGIILFLTSGGQMLHNKWIYRLLSLVVNILRSVPFVILILVLLPVSKFIMGTSIGVPGAIPPLVIAAAPFFARLVEASLREVDRGVIEAAAAMGLSKWMIVWHVILREARTGLLAGVTITTITLVSYTAMSGVIGGGGLGDLAIRYGFQRFQLDVLIVTVALLVIMVQLLQMAGDALVRRLSRK from the coding sequence ATGAGTAACTTCTTTCAGGATATTCGCTGGGATCAGATTATTAAGGCGACCAAGGAGACGCTGATGATGATGGGCATGTCGTTGCTGCTTACCATCGTGATAGGACTGATCCTCGGTATTATTTTATTTCTGACCTCTGGCGGGCAGATGCTGCACAATAAATGGATCTACCGCTTACTGTCCTTGGTGGTAAATATATTACGCTCGGTGCCCTTTGTTATTCTCATTCTTGTCCTGTTGCCGGTATCCAAGTTCATCATGGGCACCTCGATCGGCGTGCCGGGAGCCATCCCGCCACTCGTCATTGCGGCAGCGCCGTTCTTCGCCAGATTAGTGGAAGCATCGCTTCGCGAGGTGGACAGGGGCGTCATCGAGGCTGCGGCTGCGATGGGGCTGTCGAAGTGGATGATAGTCTGGCATGTTATATTGCGGGAGGCACGTACAGGACTGCTGGCGGGGGTGACGATTACAACGATTACACTCGTCTCCTACACGGCGATGTCCGGTGTTATCGGGGGCGGCGGTCTGGGCGATCTGGCGATTCGCTATGGCTTCCAGCGCTTTCAACTGGATGTGCTGATTGTGACGGTAGCGCTGCTGGTCATTATGGTTCAACTTCTGCAGATGGCAGGCGACGCACTCGTGCGGCGACTGAGCCGGAAGTAG
- a CDS encoding helix-turn-helix domain-containing protein, which translates to MERWGYDNQLGAHPVEAPSSGNIATEWLPHLVGIALVEAFPAAGQEPLELRHYRLLFVQQGKAVFIVSGRQVVLRSPGIYVMAPGMKIESARQPQEPLEAYQLDFQIYQRSSTKASEGTERLIYEQADNLPVHGLINWRIDALKRLLLQLYAHRSEQHTASEQLKTGQRLLKLLELLLPLPLERPHEDTDEDRMTAAIRYAAEHSHEEVKVEQLSELAGLQLSSFSRRFRQMMDKSPTEFIAQRRMNRAKEQLITGGWRNMREVAQSSGFHDEFYFSRRFKQLHGISPSRYRLEVTRDTSIISLSYPYTEQLLALGIIPRAAQVPVALQGTLPVLPLPYHEKDPWEISRNMFVDCAPELIVCKDNVLRQARLHIGDVAPIISYPWRAYDLFGLQQQLARVLGRELQAEQWREQYHLQELQAREALPVEQRGATLAICVLHSRGWRLYGARNIGHVFYRALGFQPPEQVRRALEQHPPGVEFTWMELDVERLDNVKADYLAFVVQSEQGEMEVRRRLQHSLSWRRHPAILQRRYTVLDWHRWMVYAPLSVQWQLQQAVTLFDESL; encoded by the coding sequence ATGGAACGATGGGGATATGATAATCAGCTAGGGGCTCATCCCGTGGAGGCTCCTTCGTCAGGCAATATAGCAACAGAATGGCTGCCGCACCTAGTGGGTATCGCCTTGGTGGAGGCTTTTCCGGCTGCGGGTCAGGAGCCGTTGGAGTTAAGGCACTATCGGCTGCTATTCGTTCAGCAGGGCAAGGCGGTATTTATCGTCAGCGGTCGGCAAGTGGTGCTGCGCTCGCCCGGAATTTATGTGATGGCGCCTGGCATGAAGATAGAGTCGGCGCGGCAGCCGCAAGAGCCACTGGAAGCCTATCAGTTGGATTTTCAAATCTATCAACGAAGCAGCACGAAGGCAAGTGAGGGAACAGAGCGCTTAATCTATGAGCAGGCAGACAATCTTCCTGTGCATGGACTCATTAATTGGAGAATCGATGCGCTGAAGCGGCTGCTGCTGCAACTGTACGCGCATCGCAGCGAGCAGCACACGGCTTCGGAGCAATTAAAGACAGGCCAGCGGCTATTGAAGCTGCTGGAGCTGCTGCTACCGCTACCGCTGGAGCGACCGCATGAGGATACAGACGAGGACCGAATGACCGCTGCCATCCGCTATGCGGCAGAGCATAGCCATGAAGAGGTGAAGGTGGAGCAACTGAGCGAGTTGGCGGGGCTGCAGCTCTCGTCGTTCTCTCGTCGCTTCAGACAGATGATGGACAAGTCTCCAACCGAATTTATTGCACAGAGGCGGATGAACAGAGCGAAGGAGCAGCTCATTACCGGTGGCTGGCGCAATATGCGCGAGGTGGCGCAGAGTAGCGGCTTCCATGATGAATTTTATTTCAGCAGACGGTTCAAGCAACTGCACGGCATCTCGCCCTCCCGTTATCGGCTGGAGGTGACCCGTGATACCTCGATTATCTCGCTCTCCTATCCATATACGGAGCAATTGCTTGCGCTCGGCATTATTCCGCGGGCTGCGCAGGTGCCTGTCGCGCTGCAGGGCACGCTGCCCGTGCTGCCGCTCCCATATCATGAGAAGGATCCTTGGGAGATTAGCCGCAACATGTTCGTCGATTGCGCGCCGGAGCTGATTGTCTGCAAGGACAATGTGCTCAGGCAGGCCCGCCTCCACATCGGGGATGTAGCGCCGATTATCTCTTATCCATGGCGAGCCTATGATCTGTTCGGCCTGCAGCAGCAACTGGCGCGTGTGCTCGGGCGCGAGCTGCAGGCCGAGCAGTGGCGGGAGCAATACCACCTGCAGGAGCTACAGGCCAGAGAGGCACTGCCTGTGGAGCAGCGCGGCGCTACCTTGGCGATCTGTGTGCTGCATTCCAGAGGCTGGAGATTGTACGGTGCGCGCAACATCGGCCATGTCTTCTACCGCGCGCTCGGCTTTCAGCCGCCGGAGCAGGTGCGAAGGGCGCTGGAGCAGCATCCGCCTGGCGTCGAATTTACATGGATGGAGCTGGATGTGGAGCGGCTGGATAACGTAAAGGCCGATTATCTTGCCTTCGTCGTCCAGTCCGAGCAGGGAGAGATGGAGGTTCGACGCCGTCTGCAGCATTCACTATCCTGGAGGAGGCATCCCGCGATTCTCCAACGAAGGTATACGGTGCTGGACTGGCATCGTTGGATGGTGTATGCGCCGCTCTCGGTACAATGGCAGTTGCAGCAGGCGGTTACATTGTTTGACGAAAGTCTGTAA
- a CDS encoding AAA family ATPase gives MIIQTRLHTIFMLIGPTECGKTTFAREVLVPGLQLTDESRNLRTNVQYLSSDELRQTLLGYPYDKYDQQMMEASGQAFQLLFERLRLATSYPVQAEFVIIDTTGLAEDFRAKVREIAHENNYRLEAIVFDYRSREDYYASERSKKLISNHINRLRKEVLGQLARESYDKVHKVRAKDFYMPQQAIANPAYTVEIENAAAYAATVLPQGQQYIMIGDVHECVEELQGLLRDYGFQIEHGQLIAGDKARHMRPLLVGDWIDKGKQTREIVQFLHRNREQLYLVLGNHENFVYKYLKGEIAGADPALLETYFDSVRILEGDEELRVQFNELVEQSQPFYRYIGSGGPSFIVTHAPCRTKYLGKLDLNSLRHQRSYRIDREAPLEEQLAFLREEAVGNHPYHVFGHVAAAQPFRIRNKLHLDSGCVHGYALSSAVISFKPFMKSHASQQTALPEELNILFKHERKVAVEELGEDELRRLHYCSRNQINYISGTMSPADKDEQAQELESLRRGLEAFSERGVKHVVLQPKYMGSRCNIYLHRELESCYAVSRNGYRIRKVELTAIYERLLERFDGYMKEHKLAMMVLDGELLPWKALGEGLIERQFKPIERALETELAFLEQTGFEQAVNQLITNYEASGFEQEQHRMAKGALSDKYGSSTYQTYKHVSGVREAYVPLADHIAALATYKRQLELYGSDQELDYKPFAILKWMNEDGREEVPDMKVSTMYALLSEDEALVLDLSEPDCLERAERYFEQLTVEKQMEGVVIKPDVWDGRTVPYLKVRNREYLSIVYGYDYMFPHKHRKLIKQKNITRKLRTSLNEYRLGLRMLQVPFHDISPEHQGYREIAAGLLFETAQEKEMDPRL, from the coding sequence ATGATCATTCAGACTAGGCTGCATACCATCTTCATGCTTATCGGGCCTACAGAATGCGGGAAGACGACCTTCGCGAGGGAGGTGCTGGTGCCAGGTCTTCAGTTGACGGATGAGAGCCGCAATCTGCGCACCAATGTACAGTATCTATCCTCGGATGAGCTGCGCCAGACATTGCTCGGCTATCCTTATGACAAATACGACCAGCAAATGATGGAGGCGAGCGGGCAGGCATTCCAGTTGTTGTTCGAGCGGCTGAGGCTGGCAACCTCGTATCCGGTTCAAGCCGAGTTCGTCATCATCGATACGACAGGGCTGGCAGAGGATTTCCGGGCAAAGGTGAGGGAGATTGCCCATGAGAACAACTATCGTCTTGAAGCCATCGTCTTCGATTACCGCAGCCGGGAGGATTACTACGCCTCCGAACGCTCCAAGAAGCTGATCAGCAACCATATTAATCGGCTGCGCAAGGAGGTGCTCGGCCAACTGGCGAGAGAGAGCTATGATAAGGTGCATAAGGTGCGAGCCAAAGATTTCTATATGCCGCAGCAGGCGATAGCGAATCCTGCCTATACGGTCGAGATTGAGAATGCGGCCGCGTATGCCGCCACTGTGCTTCCACAGGGTCAGCAGTATATTATGATTGGCGATGTGCATGAGTGTGTGGAGGAGCTCCAGGGACTGCTGCGCGACTATGGCTTCCAGATCGAGCACGGGCAGCTGATTGCCGGCGACAAGGCACGTCATATGCGACCGTTGCTGGTTGGAGACTGGATCGACAAGGGGAAGCAGACGCGGGAGATAGTGCAATTTTTGCATCGCAACCGGGAGCAGTTGTATCTGGTGCTTGGCAATCATGAGAACTTCGTCTACAAGTATCTCAAGGGAGAGATTGCCGGGGCTGATCCGGCGCTGCTGGAGACGTATTTTGACTCTGTGCGCATCCTGGAGGGAGATGAGGAGCTGCGGGTGCAGTTCAATGAGCTGGTGGAGCAATCCCAGCCTTTCTATCGGTATATCGGGAGCGGCGGCCCGTCGTTCATCGTGACGCATGCGCCGTGCCGCACGAAATATCTGGGCAAGCTGGACCTGAACTCGCTGCGTCATCAGCGCAGCTATCGCATCGATCGCGAGGCGCCGCTGGAGGAGCAGCTCGCCTTCCTGCGGGAGGAGGCGGTGGGCAATCATCCCTACCACGTGTTCGGCCATGTGGCGGCCGCCCAGCCGTTCCGCATCCGCAACAAGCTTCATCTCGACAGTGGCTGTGTGCATGGGTATGCCTTGAGCTCGGCGGTCATCTCGTTCAAGCCATTCATGAAGTCGCATGCCTCGCAGCAGACGGCTCTGCCAGAGGAGCTGAACATCCTGTTCAAGCACGAACGCAAGGTGGCGGTAGAGGAGCTGGGCGAGGATGAGCTGCGACGCCTTCATTACTGCTCGCGCAACCAGATCAACTATATATCGGGTACGATGTCCCCTGCGGATAAGGACGAGCAGGCCCAGGAGCTGGAGTCACTGCGGCGTGGGCTGGAGGCATTCAGCGAGCGGGGAGTGAAGCATGTGGTACTGCAGCCGAAATATATGGGCTCACGCTGCAATATCTATCTGCACCGTGAGCTTGAGAGCTGCTATGCAGTGAGTCGCAACGGCTATCGCATTCGCAAGGTGGAACTGACCGCGATCTATGAGCGACTGCTGGAACGGTTCGACGGTTATATGAAGGAACACAAGCTGGCGATGATGGTGCTCGACGGCGAGTTGCTGCCGTGGAAGGCGCTTGGCGAAGGGCTGATCGAACGGCAGTTCAAGCCTATCGAGCGGGCGCTGGAGACAGAGCTGGCCTTCCTGGAGCAGACCGGGTTCGAGCAGGCGGTGAACCAGTTGATCACGAATTATGAGGCCAGCGGCTTCGAGCAGGAGCAGCATCGCATGGCCAAGGGCGCACTAAGCGACAAGTACGGCTCCAGCACATACCAGACCTACAAGCATGTTAGCGGGGTGAGAGAGGCGTATGTACCCTTAGCAGACCATATCGCTGCCTTGGCGACGTACAAGCGGCAGTTGGAGCTATATGGATCGGATCAGGAATTGGACTACAAGCCATTTGCGATACTGAAATGGATGAATGAGGACGGACGCGAGGAAGTGCCGGATATGAAGGTATCCACGATGTACGCCTTGCTGTCGGAGGACGAGGCGCTCGTACTCGATCTGTCCGAGCCGGATTGTCTGGAGCGGGCGGAGCGATATTTTGAACAATTGACCGTGGAGAAGCAGATGGAGGGCGTCGTTATCAAGCCGGATGTATGGGATGGGCGCACGGTGCCGTACTTGAAGGTTCGCAACCGCGAGTATCTGTCCATCGTCTACGGCTATGATTACATGTTCCCGCACAAGCACCGCAAGCTGATCAAGCAGAAGAATATTACGCGGAAGCTGCGTACCTCGCTCAATGAATATCGTCTTGGCCTGCGCATGCTGCAGGTTCCATTCCACGATATTTCCCCTGAGCATCAAGGCTACAGGGAGATTGCCGCTGGTCTGTTATTCGAGACCGCACAGGAGAAGGAGATGGACCCGCGGTTGTAG